From Streptomyces fungicidicus, one genomic window encodes:
- a CDS encoding DUF899 domain-containing protein, producing the protein MSLPEVASRAEWRAARQELLVKEKAATRARDALNAERRRLPMVAVDREYVFEGGDGKVTLADLFEGRRQLVVYHFMFAPEWDAGCRSCSGFLDQIGHLAHLRARGTTFAAVSRAPYTKILPFKARMGWTLPWYSSYLSEFNADFEVTVADEGELTERPGLSCFLRDGDRVFHTYSTYERGLDGLGSTTSLLDLTALGRQEEWEEPRGRASALGAPAGSDRVRYHDEYDD; encoded by the coding sequence ATGTCGCTTCCGGAAGTCGCCTCACGCGCCGAATGGCGCGCGGCGCGCCAGGAACTGCTGGTCAAGGAGAAGGCCGCCACCCGCGCGCGGGACGCGCTCAACGCCGAGCGGCGCCGGCTGCCCATGGTCGCCGTCGACCGGGAGTACGTCTTCGAGGGCGGGGACGGCAAGGTCACGCTGGCCGACCTCTTCGAGGGGCGGCGCCAGCTCGTCGTGTACCACTTCATGTTCGCCCCCGAATGGGACGCCGGATGCCGCAGCTGCTCCGGGTTCCTGGACCAGATCGGTCACCTCGCCCACCTGAGGGCACGGGGCACCACGTTCGCGGCCGTCTCCCGGGCGCCGTACACGAAGATCCTGCCGTTCAAGGCGCGGATGGGCTGGACGCTGCCCTGGTACTCGTCGTACCTCTCCGAGTTCAACGCGGACTTCGAGGTGACCGTCGCAGACGAGGGGGAGCTCACCGAGCGGCCCGGCCTGAGCTGCTTCCTGCGCGACGGCGACCGGGTCTTCCACACGTACTCGACGTACGAGCGCGGTCTCGACGGGCTCGGCTCGACGACCAGCCTGCTGGACCTCACCGCCCTCGGCCGGCAGGAGGAGTGGGAGGAACCCAGGGGGCGCGCGTCGGCTCTCGGGGCGCCCGCGGGAAGCGACCGCGTCCGCTATCACGACGAGTACGACGACTGA
- a CDS encoding FUSC family protein, translating to MTRAVPPWLAHALRAQRGPVPWSAVTRGALGGGPLLLAAVLAGRPTLGVVAAIGAMFAGINDRPGSRRASVGRIGGPALAGAAGLVVGTYAGDHLPAVLLTLLLTLLGLAAGAVSALGPVGSAVGTQLLVGAAVGAGMPLPEPGWLRASAFLAGAGWLLLLRLALPTPGSLAGNFRFDGERDAVAGVYDAVAALLEATGSETATARRAALTAALDQAQDALAGPRLRPHPSTAAERRLHAQYAAALPLAEAATALAWAGEPVPARASEGPRRLATAVRGAAPTGPLPAPSRTVPALRALDDALLHAAEAFDRADGGGLHARKRSRAARLRTVLGARGREYGTRVALCFGASAGLAQALHHTHWYGQHTHWYWLPATAVFLVKPDLGPLASRVLSRAAGTVLGALLFAGLAAVLPRPEGLVALVAVSGALIPVATRHFAAQTAVVTVLVLALVMAGGEPQASLGRIGETLLACAVVLVAGHLPLPGQRGGDAIRARLTEAGGAAQAYLDHVLGGSGDRRARWALRREAYRTLAEARAAIALASAELPSLSRHADGTDDIAATLELLVDTTTACAVHLDDTGGPDPRHVERLAELADRVRTRGGVAVRLPPGHDRVVC from the coding sequence GTGACCCGTGCCGTACCCCCGTGGCTGGCCCACGCCCTGCGCGCCCAGCGGGGACCGGTGCCGTGGAGCGCGGTCACGCGCGGTGCGCTGGGCGGCGGGCCGCTGCTGCTCGCCGCCGTCCTCGCCGGGCGGCCCACGCTCGGCGTGGTCGCCGCCATCGGCGCCATGTTCGCCGGGATCAACGACCGGCCCGGCAGCCGGCGGGCCTCCGTCGGACGGATCGGCGGGCCCGCGCTCGCCGGGGCGGCGGGGCTGGTCGTCGGCACGTACGCCGGTGACCATCTGCCGGCCGTCCTGCTCACCCTGCTGCTCACCCTGCTCGGCCTGGCCGCCGGGGCGGTCAGCGCGCTCGGGCCGGTCGGGTCCGCCGTCGGGACACAGCTGCTGGTCGGGGCCGCCGTCGGGGCGGGGATGCCGCTGCCCGAGCCCGGCTGGCTGCGGGCGTCCGCCTTCCTCGCCGGCGCCGGATGGCTGCTCCTGCTGCGCCTCGCGCTGCCCACGCCCGGCTCGCTCGCCGGGAACTTCCGGTTCGACGGCGAGCGGGACGCCGTCGCCGGGGTGTACGACGCCGTCGCCGCGCTGCTCGAAGCGACCGGCTCGGAGACGGCCACCGCACGCCGGGCCGCCCTCACCGCCGCCCTCGACCAGGCGCAGGACGCCCTCGCCGGGCCCCGGCTGCGGCCGCACCCCTCCACCGCGGCCGAACGCCGGCTGCACGCCCAGTACGCCGCCGCCCTGCCGCTCGCCGAGGCGGCCACCGCGCTGGCCTGGGCCGGGGAGCCCGTGCCGGCCCGCGCCTCCGAAGGACCCCGGCGCCTCGCCACCGCCGTACGCGGCGCCGCCCCGACCGGCCCGCTGCCCGCCCCCTCCCGGACCGTCCCCGCACTGCGCGCCCTCGACGACGCACTGCTGCACGCCGCCGAGGCCTTCGACCGGGCCGACGGCGGCGGCCTGCACGCCCGCAAGCGGTCCCGCGCCGCCCGGCTGCGCACCGTCCTCGGCGCCCGCGGCCGGGAGTACGGAACGCGGGTCGCGCTCTGCTTCGGGGCGAGCGCCGGCCTCGCCCAGGCCCTGCACCACACCCACTGGTACGGGCAGCACACCCACTGGTACTGGCTTCCCGCCACCGCCGTCTTCCTCGTCAAACCCGACCTCGGTCCGCTGGCCTCCCGGGTGCTGTCCCGGGCCGCCGGGACCGTGCTCGGGGCGCTCCTGTTCGCCGGGCTGGCGGCCGTGCTGCCCCGGCCGGAAGGCCTCGTCGCCCTCGTCGCGGTCAGCGGGGCGCTGATCCCCGTCGCCACCCGGCACTTCGCCGCGCAGACCGCCGTCGTCACCGTGCTCGTGCTGGCCCTGGTGATGGCCGGCGGCGAACCCCAGGCCTCCCTGGGACGCATCGGCGAGACCCTGCTGGCCTGCGCCGTCGTCCTGGTCGCCGGCCATCTCCCGCTGCCCGGACAGCGCGGCGGCGACGCCATCCGCGCCCGGCTCACCGAGGCCGGCGGCGCCGCGCAGGCCTACCTCGACCACGTACTGGGCGGGTCCGGCGACCGCCGGGCCCGCTGGGCGCTGCGCCGTGAGGCCTACCGCACCCTCGCCGAGGCCCGCGCCGCCATCGCCCTCGCCTCCGCCGAACTCCCGTCGCTCTCCCGGCACGCCGACGGCACCGACGACATCGCCGCCACCCTCGAACTCCTCGTCGACACCACCACCGCCTGCGCCGTCCACCTCGACGACACCGGCGGTCCCGACCCCCGGCACGTCGAACGGCTGGCGGAGCTCGCGGACCGGGTGCGGACCCGTGGGGGCGTCGCGGTGCGGCTTCCCCCGGGCCACGACCGCGTCGTCTGCTGA